The Polaribacter sp. KT25b genome contains the following window.
GATTTATGGAGAAATTCTCTATCGTTTTAAAACGTGTTTTGCCAGATAAAATGTATCAGAAAATATTAATGAATCATTATAAACTTTAGTCTACACTTATATGTTTATTAGGTATAGATTCTAAATAAGTATCTACTACAGCAATGTAGCATTCTGTTGCGCTAAACTCTATTTTTATCCAACCGTAATAACTATTTTCATCAATAGCCATTTTTACAATATAGTAATCATCTTTATTGTTTGATAACTCTTTTTTATATGTTAAGTTATTTTGTAGAAAAAAGTTATAGCTTTCATACGGAGCAGCAAATTCATAAAAAACATCAAGAGAATTTTTTACTTCTTCAGAATCAAATTTATTAGCGTCATATTTTTTTGTGTCTTCGGATGTAAAAGGAGGCTCAAAGATTACTGTGTAAGGTATTGAGCTTTTTTTAGGAGAATGTATTTCGTTTATAGACTCATCAACAGAAATTAATTTAATATTGTTGTAGGCAAAGTTTGGTACATTTCCTAAGTCAAATTTTTCTTCTGAAATTATGCTATAATCTGTAATTCCATCTTTATTTAAGTCGATGTCAATTGGTAATTGATTGTCAAAACAATCAGAAAAATAAGTGTAATTTGTATCTTCTACTTCATAATTTTCTTCAGTAAATTCTACCCAAAAATTAATTGTATATGTTTGTTTGTCATGATGATCTTTATAAACTAATTGACCAGTAAATTTTTTGTCAATTTCCCAATCTTTCATTTTAAACTCAAAAACTTGCATTTCTGTAACAGCAGAAATATCTGCAACAGAACCATAATAGTATTTATAGCAACGATCTATTTGTAAACAGCCGTCTTTTTTATTAAACACAAAAGCTAAAGTTTCTGTTTCACCATCTGTGCCCGCATTTTTAGTGTAACTAATTTTTACAGAATTATCTGTGTAAGTACCTTGCCAAAAAACAGGAGATTCATCATCAGCAATAACAATATTGTCTGAAGCAGAAACCTCAATTTCAGAAACATCGCAAATAATTTCACCTTCAATTCCTGTAATTAAAATTGTTTCATCACAAGAAAATAAAGTAGATATAAAAAAAAGAGTTATAATATATCTGTAAAATTTCATAATTATTTTATTATTAATGGTTTAGCTTTTTTTAATCTTTTGTTATAATTAGACCTTTAAAGTTTAATAAAGTTTAAAAATACTACTTTTTAATTACTAGTTAAAAACTTATTAGTATTATTTTATGTCTTAGTTATCTTTGTTTTATCTTTGTAAGATTAATTATTAACTAATATAATAACTCTTTTCAAGATGAAATTTTTCATAGATACTGCAAATTTAGAGCAAATTAAAGAAGCACAAGCTTTAGGAATTTTAGATGGTGTAACTACAAATCCGTCTTTAATGGCTAAAGAAGGCATTACTGGCGAAGCTAATATTATCAATCATTACAAAGCAATTTGTGAGTTAGTTGATGGCGATGTTTCTGCAGAAGTAATTGCTACAGATTTCGACGGAATGGTAAAAGAAGGTGAAGCTTTAGCTGCTTTAAATCCGCAAATTGTGGTAAAATTACCAATGATAAAGGATGGTGTAAAAGCGTGTAAATATTTCTCTTCTAAAGGAATTAAAACAAACGTAACCTTAGTGTTTTCTGCTGGTCAGGCTTTATTGGCAGCAAAAGCAGGTGCAACCTATGTTTCTCCGTTTATTGGTCGTTTAGACGATATTTCTACAGACGGAATGAATTTAATTGAAGAAATTCGTTTAATTTATGATAACTACGGTTTCGAAACTGAAATTTTAGCAGCTTCTGTGCGTCATACAATGCACATTATTAATTGTGCAAAATTAGGCGCGGATGTTATGACGGGACCTTTAAGTGCAATAGAAGGTTTGTTAAAACACCCTTTAACAGATAGTGGTTTGGCTAAATTTTTAGAAGATTACAAAAAAGGAAACTAAAAAGAAGCCCATCCTAACCTTCCCAAAAGGAAGGAACTGTTGCAGGAATTGAGGTATGGAAATATTTATTAGAAGCTATTTCCTGCTTTCGCTACTCGCTTTTTTTGCTAAAAAAGGCAAAAAAGAGCTCAAACAGACCGCTCAATCAGGGCTAGATTTGTTTGCAAGCTAAAAGCAACATTTAAAAGAATTGCTCGTTTTTAACGAATATTAAAAATATAGAACTCCAAATTTATAAAGTTTGGAGTTTTTTTCTCAAAAGAAAAGATTTTTTGCGCAAAATAAATAACATAAACGGTTTTTCCTCTAAGCCTGCATTTAGCGCAGACGAAATGGGGGAATTAAAAGGGGCTTTTCCACAGAAACCTTTAGCACAAATGGTAATTTCGGCTTGTCATCAATTTCATATTGATACGGTTGTTATTTCTCCAGGTTCACGAAATGCGCCACTTACAATTGGTTTTTCTAACCATACAGAAATTGAAACATTAAGTGTTGTAGATGAGCGTTGTGCTGCTTTTTTTGCTTTGGGTATTGCGCAACAAACCAAAAAACCAGTGGCAATTGTTTGTACTTCTGGTTCTGCTTTGTTAAATTATTATCCTGCAATTGCAGAAGCTTTTTATAGCAATATTCCGTTAGTTGTAATTTCTGCAGACAGACCAAAACATTTAATTGATATTGGCGACGGACAAACAATTCGTCAAGAAAATGTGTTTGAAAATCATATTTTGTTTTCTGCAAATTTGGTAGAAAATGAAAAGTTTAAAACACGCAATTCTCAATTAATTGGCGAAGCTTTACAAATAGCAACCTCACAAAAAGGACCTGTGCATATAAATGTTCCTTTTGATGAGCCTTTGTATGAAACGGTCGCAGAATTGCAAGAATTTCATTTCCCTCATATTTCTTTAAGTTCTTTAGATAATTCTCATATAAATTATGATAATTTTTCTAAAATTTGGAATGCAGCTGAAAAGAAAATGATTTTAGTGGGAGTAAATTATCCTGATGAAGGTTTACACAAATTAATAGATTTTTATGCTGATGATAAATCTGTTTTAATATTAACAGAAACAACCTCAAATTTATATCATAAAAATGCTGTAAATTCAATAGATCAGCTTATTTTTTCTTTGGAAGAAAGTCAGTTGCAAGATTTAAAACCAGAAATTCTTATCACATTTGGAGGAATGATTGTTTCTAAAAAAATAAAACAATTTTTAAGAAAACAACAACCAAAACATCATTGGAATATTGATGAACGTAAAGCAGTAAATACATTCTTTTGTTTATCAGAATTTATACAAACAAAACCAGTAGATTTCTTTTCTAATTTCAACAAATTAATATTAAAAAAGGAAAGTAATTATCAGCAAAAATGGTTGCAACTTCGTGATGAAAAACGAGTAAAACATCAACAATATTTATCAAAAACAGTACATTCAGATTTTAAAGTTTTTGAACAAATTTTAGAAAGTATTCCAAAGAATTCTCAGTTGCAAATTAGTAACAGTGCTATTATTAGATATGCGCAGTTATTTACGATTGATAAAACAAACACTATTTTTTGTAATAGAGGAACAAGCGGAATTGATGGCAGCACAAGTACAGCAATAGGAGCAGCTTTTGCAAACAAAAATCAGACGGTTTTTATTACGGGTGATATCAGCTTTTTTTACGATTCTAATGCACTTTGGAATACTAATATTCCATCAAATTTTAGAATTATTTTAATTAATAATTCTGGCGGTGGAATTTTTAAAATTTTACCCGGACCAAAATTAACCAATGCATTGTCATTTTTTGAAACGCCACATTGTTTAACTGCAGAACATTTGTGTAAAATGTATGAGTTTGAGTATCAGAAAGCATTTTCATCCGAAAGTGTAACAGAAGAATTGAAAGGTTTCTATAAAACATCAGAAAAACCAAAAATTTTAGAAATTTTTACACCAAGTGCAGAAAATGATTTAATTTTAACAGCATATTTTAAATATATACAATAATGGATATACAAGAACACGACGATTTCGAAGAAGTAGAAATGAATTTGAAAGAAGGAGATAAAGTGCAGTTGATAATTGAGACTGAAACTAATTTAGGTTATACAGTTTTAATTAATGAAGAATTTGATGGTTTACTTTTTAGAAGTGAAGTTTTTCAAGAGTTAGAAGAAAACATGGAAGTTGTTGGTTATATCAAAAATATTAGAGAAGATGGTAAAATCGATGTTTCTTTAAGGCCACAAGGTTTTAGAAATGTCATAAATTCTGATGTAGAAAAAGTACTTGTAAAACTAAAAAATAGTAGGGAAGGTTTTTTATTATTAACAGATAAAAGTTCTCCTGATTCTATTCGTTTTCATATGAAAATGAGTAAAAAAGCATTTAAAAAAGCTGTTGGAAACTTATATAAACAAAAGCTTATTCTTATTAAAGAAGACAGAATAGAGCTTTTATAGTGTTCGGTTTACAGTATCAGTATTCGGTTGCAGTATTCAGTCATTTTAATAGGCTAAATACTGTCAACTATTTTACTGCCCACCAAGTCTTAAAATATTTTCATAATAAGCATCTGCATTTGGGTCTGATGGATCCATTTTACCGTAACCAATTTTGTATTGTCTTATTGCTTTTTTAATCATTTTTCCTGTTTCGTAATATTTACCGATGTAATAATCGCCTAAAGGAGAAGATGGAAATATTTTTAAAATCATTTTACCAAAATCGCGCAAACGATCTCCATTTTCTTTTTCAATAATTATGTTTTCAATAGCGTAAATGTCGCTTTCTCTAATTCCTAAATTAGTACCAAAAAGAAATTCAATTTCTAGGTATTTATTTTCTAAATAAGAAATTGCATCTAAAGGAGCTAGTTCTTTAATGTATTTATCATATTCTTCTTTTGTGATTCCAGAATAGACTTCAAAAACTTTTGTAAGTGCTCTAGGTATTGCCTCGCTCATAGCAGAAATTGAGCTAGAAGTAGTAATAACATCGTTATTAACGTTAAAGTTTTTAATGCCTAAGGTAGATAATCCTTTTTGAACTTGATTAATTTTATTTTGCTTTTCGGGAGAAAATGATGTGGAATTATTTGTGTAAAAATAAAATGTATTGTCTTCTCGTCCAAATTTTGGTAGATTGTAAGATTGTAATTCGCCACCAATAAAATCAGAAAAACTAGGATTTATACAAATAAAAGAATTGATAAAAGCAGTGTCCTCTTGTAAAAAGTGTGAGATTAAATTGGCGGAATAACCTTGGCCAACCAAAGTGATAAATGGCGATGTTCTGTAAGTGCTTTCCATATAAAACAACACTTCATCTCTTATAAAAGTGTAGAAATTTTGTGCACTAGCAGTTAATTCCCCAGTGTTTCTATTAAATGAAACATCAGCACCTTTGGTATCTTTCATAGAAACACCAACAACAATTTGTTTTGGTGCTTTGTCTTTTTTTGAAAATAAAATGGAGTTGCCAACATAAATGTCAAACATATAATCTTCATCTAATACAATTGCTAAAGGATAATTTTTAATGCTGTCTTTTTCATATCCTTCAGGAATATAAATGCTGATGCTTCTATCAGAATCTAAAAAAGTTGATTCTAAGTTTTTCTGAATTATTTTTTGAGAATATCCGCAGAAACAAAAAAGTATAAATAATAATGTGAGTGATTTCTTAATCATAAGTTAGAATGTTTATTTTTGCAAGCAATGATCTTTTGTTCTGTTAAAAGAACGTACAAAATACAAAATTATGATACAACCCGAATGGAAAACTGTTAAAGAATATGAAGATATTACCTATAAAAAGTGTAATGGAGTTGCAAGGATAGCTTTTAACAGGCCAAATGTTAGAAATGCTTTTCGTCCAAAAACAACAAAAGAGTTGTATGATGCTTTTTATGATGCTGGAGAAGATGTTAATATTGGTGTGGTTTTATTGTCTGCCGAAGGACCAAGTACAAAAGATGGCGTGTATTCTTTCTGTTCTGGTGGAGATCAAAAAGCAAGAGGTCATCAAGGTTATGTTGGTGAAGATGGTTATCACAGATTAAATATTTTAGAAGTTCAACGTTTAATTCGTTTTATGCCAAAAGCAGTAATTGCTGTGGTTCCTGGTTGGGCAGTTGGTGGTGGACATAGTTTACATGTAGTTTGCGATTTAACGTTAGCGTCTAAAGAGCACGCAATTTTTAAACAAACAGATGCAGATGTAACTTCTTTTGACGGTGGTTATGGTTCTGCTTATTTGGCAAAAATGGTTGGTCAGAAAAAAGCTAGAGAAATTTTCTTTTTAGGAAGAAATTATTCTGCGCAAGAAGCATACGAAATGGGAATGGTAAATGCAGTTATTCCGCATGATGAATTAGAATCTACTGCTTATGAATGGGCGCAAGAAATTTTAGCGAAATCGCCAACATCCATAAAAATGTTAAAATTTGCAATGAATTTAACAGATGACGGAATGGTTGGTCAACAAGTTTTTGCAGGTGAGGCAACACGTTTAGCGTATATGACTGAAGAAGCAAAAGAAGGTAGAGATGCTTTTTTAGAAAAGAGAAAACCTAACTTTCCAAAAAGATGGATTCCATAGAGGTTTTAGTAATCAGTTATTAGGTTTAGCCCGGTTGAAACCTTTTTTTTAATTTAAAATTATGAAAACTTCAAAAATTCGTAATTTTAAATTTATAATTTGTAATTAAGTAAAATGAAATCACAAGTAGTATCTTTTTTAATAAAATGTCCAGATCAAAAAGGATTGGTAGCAAAAATTACCAGTTTCTTTTATGAAAAAGGATTCAATATAGTAAGTTCACAGCAATATGTAAATGCGATTGAGAACACCTATTTTATGCGAATTCGTTTAAATGCGGATGGAACCACACTTTCTAAAAGTGAGTTAGAAAGTAGTTTTTTAGAATTGGCAACTCCTTTAAAGATAGATTGGTCTGTAAATTATGATGATAAAAAGCAAAATGTTGCCATTATGGTTTCGCATACAAGTCATAATTTATATGATTTGCTAGAGCGTTCTAAAGAAGGACGATTGGCCTGTAATGTAAAAATGATTATTAGTAATCATGATAAGTTAAGATATATTGCAGAAATGTTTAATGTCCCTTTTCATTATTTACCGGTTACTAAGGAAACGAAGTTGGCGCAAGAATCTCAGGTAATTGATTTGTTAGATGCTAATGAAATCGATTTGATAATTATGGCTAGATATATGCAAATTTTGTCTTCGGATTTTATCAATCATTATCCAGAGAAAATTATCAATATTCACCATTCTTTTTTACCTGCTTTTCAAGGAGCAAACCCTTATAAAAAAGCATACGAAAGAGGTGTGAAGTTAATTGGTGCTACAGCACATTATGCAACAGAAGACTTAGATGAAGGGCCAATTATTGAGCAAGATGTAAAACCTGTAACGCACGAAAGTACGCCAACAACTTTAAAGAGGATTGGTGCAGATATCGAAAAATTGGTGTTAGCAAGAGCGGTGAAAAACCATTTAAATCATCAAATAATTGTTTCAGGAAATAGAGCCATTGTTTTTCCGGAAGCGGGAGAGTAATAGCCCATCTTAATCTTCCCGAAGGGAAGAAACTGTTGTGTTAAAAACCGTTTGAATAAAATATATTTCCGAAAAAAAATAATTTAGTAGTAAAATACATAATTGTTTTTTCGTAACGATAAAGAGAAGAGTGTTTTCCCCTTCGGGGAAATTAAAAGGGGCTTATGAAAATAATTTGTATTGGGCGCAATTACGCAAAACACATAGAAGAATTAGCAAACGAAAGACCAGAAAATCCTGTTGTTTTTTTGAAGCCAGATTCTGCTATTTTACCAAGAAAAAATCCGTTTTTTATTCCGCCATTTTCTGATGATGTTCATTATGAAGTAGAAGTTTTGGTGAAAATAAATAAAGTAGGTAAACATATTGATGCAAAATTTGCTCATAAATATTATGATGAAATTGGTTTAGGAATCGATTTTACAGCAAGAGATGTGCAAGCAAAATGCAAAGAAAAAGGTTTGCCTTGGGAAAAAGCAAAAGCTTTTGATGGAAGTGCAGTTGTAGGAGAATTTTATCCGAAGGAAGAATTTGATTTAGATAATTTAAAGTTTCAATTATTTAAGAATGATGAAATTGTTCAAGATGGAAATACAAATGCTATGTTATGGAAAACTGATGAGCTGATTGCTTATGTTTCTCAATATTTCACCTTAAAAAAAGGAGATATTATTTTTACAGGAACACCAGCAGGAGTTGGTAGAGTTGTGGAAAACGATACATTAAAAGGTGTAATAGAAGGTAAGGAAGCTTTTAATATTAGAGTAAAGTAAATTAAAATTGGCAATAAAACTTCTTAGTTATATTTTTTTATTTTATGTAGGTTTTTATTTTTATAGACTTGCAGAAAATCATAATAAATATAAATGGCTTTGTGGTTTTTTAGGTATTGCTTCATTTTTCTTGGGTAGTATTTTGTATTTATTATATATCAGGTTTTTTACTGAAATAATTATCAATGAGTTTGAAATAACTAATTTATCCTTTAAGTCGTCAATTGCTGGTTTTGTTTTTGTTGTATTTTTATTTAAAATTTTAAATTTTATTTGGAGTAAAAAAAAGAAATTAAAAAATGAAGTAGATAAAATTGGTGAAGATTAAAGTTGGGTATATTTAACTTTCAACCTTAATAAAATAAAAAATATGTTAGGATTAATATTAATCTATTGGCTTGGAAAAAAGTTTTACAAATTAGCAGAAGAATATAATAAAAGTCAGTGGGGTTATGCAATTCTAGGAATTGTAGTCTATTACGCAGTCAGTATAATTTTCGCTACAGTTATATTAATTATAATCGAAAGTTTTTCTAATACCTTAAACGATTATATTTTAGGGTTAATTGCAATGCCATTTGGTCTTTTAGGATGTTATTTATTGTATAAATATTTAGAGAAAACTTGGGAGCATAAAAATCCTATAAATGATAGTTTAATAGATCAAATAGGAAAAACGGAAATATAAAATATTAGTAGAATAATCAAGGTTTAAATAAATCTATGAAAGCAGAAATAATAACGATAGGAGATGAAATTCTTATTGGTCAAATTGTAGATACAAATTCTCAATTTATTGGGATAGAATTAAATAAAATCGGAGTTTCAGTTTATCAAATAACTTCCATTCAAGATGATAAACAACATATTTTAAATGCTTTAAAAGAAGCGCAAGAAAGAGTAGATATTGTAATTTTAACAGGAGGTTTAGGTCCTACAAAAGATGATATCACCAAAAAAACAATTGCCGAGTATTTTAATGATGATAAGCTCATAGAATATCCAGAAGTAATAGCACATATAAAAGAGATGTTCAAAAAACTAGATCATCCATTTAATGAGGTTCAAAGATATCAAGCGCAATTGCCATCAAAAGCTACTTTATTAAAGAATAATTTTGGTACAGCGCCAGGAATGTGGTTTTATGAAAATAATACTGTCTTTATATCGCTACCAGGTGTTCCTTATGAAATGAAAGGTTTAATTACCAATGAAGTTTTACCAAGAATTCAAAAACAATTTAAGTTGCCTTTTATCATTCATAAAACAATTATGACGTATGGAGCAGGTGAAAGTATGATTGCAGAAAGAATAGAAAATTTTGAAAACAATTTACCATCCTATATAAAGTTAGCGTATTTGCCATCATTTGGTAAAGTTCGTTTGCGTTTATCCGCCAAAGGCGATACAAAAGAAATTCTTGAAAAAGAGTTAAATGAAAAAGTAGCAGAAGTTTATGCATTAATTCCAGAAATTATAACAGGTTTGGATGATAATGGTACGATAGAAAAAAGAATAGGAGAGTTGCTTGCAGAAAAAGGAAAAACGATTTCTACAGCAGAAAGTTTAACTGGCGGAAAAATTGCGTCAACAATAGTTTCAGTTCCTGGAGCTTCTACCTATTATAAAGGTAGTATTGTAGCCTATTCATCAGAAGTTAAAAATAGTTTGCTAAATGTTTCAAAAGAAACGATAGAAAAGTATTCTGTGGTTAGTAAAGAGGTTGCTTTGGCAATGGCAAAAGGAGCAAAACAAAAGTTAAAAACAAATTATGCAATTGCAGTAACAGGAAACGCTGGGCCAACAACAGACCTTACAGATAAAAGTGTGGGTGTTGTTTTTATTGCATTAGCAACAGATACAGGTGTTTACGTAGAAGAGTTTAACTTTGGGCAACCAAGAGAAAGAGTCATTGAAAAAACGGTAAATAAGTCGTTAGAGATGCTTCTAAAAGAAATATTAAAAAATTAATAAAATTATTTTGCTCACAATTAGAATTAATTGTAGATTTGCACCTCGTTTAGAGATAACAATAAAAATACTGTCAAGATAATGTCTAGAGTTTGTGAATTAACAGGGAAAAAAGCAATGGTTGGGAACAATGTTTCTCATGCTATGAATAGAACAAAGAGAACATTTGACGCTAATCTAATGACCAAGCGTTTTTATATTCCAGAAGAAGATAAATGGATTACATTAAAAATATCTGCTTCAGCTTTAAAAAATATTAACAAGAAAGGAATTTCTGCAGTTATTAAAGAAGCGAAAGCTAACGGATTTTTAACAAAATAATCTAAAGCTATTAAAAACATACAGAGATGGCAAAAAAAGGAAACAGAGTTCAAGTAATTTTAGAGTGTACAGAGCACAAAGCTTCAGGAGAAAGAGGTACTTCTAGATATATAACTACAAAGAACAAAAAGAACACTCCAGATAGAATGGAAATTAAAAAATTCAATCCTATCTTAAAGAAAATGACTGTTCACAAAGAAATTAAATAATTAAAACATCTAGAACTCAGAAAAGAGCATATAGATTAAAAACATTTAGACAATGGCAAAAAAAACAGTTGCATCGTTACAAACATCTTCAAAAAGATTAACTAAAGCTATAAAAATGGTTAAATCTCCAAAATCTGGAGCTTATACATTTGTGGAAACGATTATTATACCAGAAAAAGTAAATGAATTTTTAGCAAAAAAGTAATATTTACTATATAAAATATTTTAAGCTACTTTCTAATTTAGAAAGTAGCTTTTTTTATGGATAATAATTGCGTATTTTTGGGCGTTACCTAAAGGTCGTGCTTAGAATTTATCTTGAGCGAAGTCGAAAGGTTATATCTTTTTTTTTTCGTATCTAAAAAAAGGATGCCATTTCAATCATTAACGCGACTTCTTAAATGACAAATTGACCAAACCTAATAAATGGCATACTTTTTAAGGTAGTTCGTTTAGCATATAAAAACAGATTATGAGTTTTTTTAAAAAAATATTTTCGAAAGAAAAAAAAGAAACCTTAGATAAAGGTTTAGAAAAATCGAAAGAAAGTTTCTTTGGTAAATTATCGAAAGCAGTTGCAGGAAAATCTAAAGTAGATGATGATGTTTTAGATAATTTAGAAGAAATTTTAGTAGCATCAGATGTTGGTGTAAATACAACACTAAAAATTATTACCAGAATAGAAGAAAGAGTTGCTAAAGATAAATATGTTGGTACAGACGAATTAAATAGAATTCTACGCGAAGAAATTGCAGGTCTTTTATCTGAAACTAATGTTGGTAACGAAACCGATTTTACAATTCCTGCAAACAAAAAACCGTATGTAATAATGGTTGTTGGTGTAAACGGCGTTGGTAAAACTACCACAATTGGTAAGTTGGCAAGTCAGTTTAAAAAACAAGGATTAAAAGTAGTTTTAGGAGCCGCAGATACTTTTAGAGCCGCAGCAATAGATCAGTTACAAGTTTGGGCAGATAGAACAAATGTGCCAATTATTCGTCAAGAAATGGGTTCTGATCCTGCTTCTGTAGCTTTTGATACCTTAACATCTGCCGTTACTCAAAATGCCGATGTTGTAATTATTGATACTGCTGGTCGTTTGCATAATAAAGTGAACTTAATGAACGAGTTAACGAAGATTAAACGTGTGATGCAAAAAGTGGTAGCAGATGCGCCACATGATGTTTTATTAGTTTTAGATGGTTCTACAGGTCAGAATGCATTTGAACAAGCAAAACAATTTACATTAGCAACTGAAGTTACTTCTTTAGCAGTTACAAAATTAGACGGAACAGCAAAAGGCGGAGTTGTAATTGGAATTTCAGACCAGTTTAAAATTCCTGTAAAATATATTGGAGTAGGAGAAGGAATAGACGATTTACAAGTTTTTAACAAACATGAGTTTGTAGATTCTTTTTTTAAATAGAATATAGATAATAATTTTATAAGTTAAAAGTAGAAATGCTTACTACTTGTCAGTTCGAGTGATTTTTGAGGCACGAAAAAATTGTATCGAGAACTTTTTCTTTTAATTCAAAACATCTCGATACAAAATTCTTGAAAAAAGAATTTCACTCGATGTGACAGTTCGCATAGAAACTTACGT
Protein-coding sequences here:
- the fsa gene encoding fructose-6-phosphate aldolase, with protein sequence MKFFIDTANLEQIKEAQALGILDGVTTNPSLMAKEGITGEANIINHYKAICELVDGDVSAEVIATDFDGMVKEGEALAALNPQIVVKLPMIKDGVKACKYFSSKGIKTNVTLVFSAGQALLAAKAGATYVSPFIGRLDDISTDGMNLIEEIRLIYDNYGFETEILAASVRHTMHIINCAKLGADVMTGPLSAIEGLLKHPLTDSGLAKFLEDYKKGN
- the menD gene encoding 2-succinyl-5-enolpyruvyl-6-hydroxy-3-cyclohexene-1-carboxylic-acid synthase; the protein is MGELKGAFPQKPLAQMVISACHQFHIDTVVISPGSRNAPLTIGFSNHTEIETLSVVDERCAAFFALGIAQQTKKPVAIVCTSGSALLNYYPAIAEAFYSNIPLVVISADRPKHLIDIGDGQTIRQENVFENHILFSANLVENEKFKTRNSQLIGEALQIATSQKGPVHINVPFDEPLYETVAELQEFHFPHISLSSLDNSHINYDNFSKIWNAAEKKMILVGVNYPDEGLHKLIDFYADDKSVLILTETTSNLYHKNAVNSIDQLIFSLEESQLQDLKPEILITFGGMIVSKKIKQFLRKQQPKHHWNIDERKAVNTFFCLSEFIQTKPVDFFSNFNKLILKKESNYQQKWLQLRDEKRVKHQQYLSKTVHSDFKVFEQILESIPKNSQLQISNSAIIRYAQLFTIDKTNTIFCNRGTSGIDGSTSTAIGAAFANKNQTVFITGDISFFYDSNALWNTNIPSNFRIILINNSGGGIFKILPGPKLTNALSFFETPHCLTAEHLCKMYEFEYQKAFSSESVTEELKGFYKTSEKPKILEIFTPSAENDLILTAYFKYIQ
- a CDS encoding DNA-binding protein gives rise to the protein MDIQEHDDFEEVEMNLKEGDKVQLIIETETNLGYTVLINEEFDGLLFRSEVFQELEENMEVVGYIKNIREDGKIDVSLRPQGFRNVINSDVEKVLVKLKNSREGFLLLTDKSSPDSIRFHMKMSKKAFKKAVGNLYKQKLILIKEDRIELL
- a CDS encoding alpha/beta hydrolase-fold protein → MIKKSLTLLFILFCFCGYSQKIIQKNLESTFLDSDRSISIYIPEGYEKDSIKNYPLAIVLDEDYMFDIYVGNSILFSKKDKAPKQIVVGVSMKDTKGADVSFNRNTGELTASAQNFYTFIRDEVLFYMESTYRTSPFITLVGQGYSANLISHFLQEDTAFINSFICINPSFSDFIGGELQSYNLPKFGREDNTFYFYTNNSTSFSPEKQNKINQVQKGLSTLGIKNFNVNNDVITTSSSISAMSEAIPRALTKVFEVYSGITKEEYDKYIKELAPLDAISYLENKYLEIEFLFGTNLGIRESDIYAIENIIIEKENGDRLRDFGKMILKIFPSSPLGDYYIGKYYETGKMIKKAIRQYKIGYGKMDPSDPNADAYYENILRLGGQ
- a CDS encoding 1,4-dihydroxy-2-naphthoyl-CoA synthase, yielding MIQPEWKTVKEYEDITYKKCNGVARIAFNRPNVRNAFRPKTTKELYDAFYDAGEDVNIGVVLLSAEGPSTKDGVYSFCSGGDQKARGHQGYVGEDGYHRLNILEVQRLIRFMPKAVIAVVPGWAVGGGHSLHVVCDLTLASKEHAIFKQTDADVTSFDGGYGSAYLAKMVGQKKAREIFFLGRNYSAQEAYEMGMVNAVIPHDELESTAYEWAQEILAKSPTSIKMLKFAMNLTDDGMVGQQVFAGEATRLAYMTEEAKEGRDAFLEKRKPNFPKRWIP
- the purU gene encoding formyltetrahydrofolate deformylase — its product is MKSQVVSFLIKCPDQKGLVAKITSFFYEKGFNIVSSQQYVNAIENTYFMRIRLNADGTTLSKSELESSFLELATPLKIDWSVNYDDKKQNVAIMVSHTSHNLYDLLERSKEGRLACNVKMIISNHDKLRYIAEMFNVPFHYLPVTKETKLAQESQVIDLLDANEIDLIIMARYMQILSSDFINHYPEKIINIHHSFLPAFQGANPYKKAYERGVKLIGATAHYATEDLDEGPIIEQDVKPVTHESTPTTLKRIGADIEKLVLARAVKNHLNHQIIVSGNRAIVFPEAGE
- a CDS encoding fumarylacetoacetate hydrolase family protein translates to MKIICIGRNYAKHIEELANERPENPVVFLKPDSAILPRKNPFFIPPFSDDVHYEVEVLVKINKVGKHIDAKFAHKYYDEIGLGIDFTARDVQAKCKEKGLPWEKAKAFDGSAVVGEFYPKEEFDLDNLKFQLFKNDEIVQDGNTNAMLWKTDELIAYVSQYFTLKKGDIIFTGTPAGVGRVVENDTLKGVIEGKEAFNIRVK
- a CDS encoding competence/damage-inducible protein A; this encodes MKAEIITIGDEILIGQIVDTNSQFIGIELNKIGVSVYQITSIQDDKQHILNALKEAQERVDIVILTGGLGPTKDDITKKTIAEYFNDDKLIEYPEVIAHIKEMFKKLDHPFNEVQRYQAQLPSKATLLKNNFGTAPGMWFYENNTVFISLPGVPYEMKGLITNEVLPRIQKQFKLPFIIHKTIMTYGAGESMIAERIENFENNLPSYIKLAYLPSFGKVRLRLSAKGDTKEILEKELNEKVAEVYALIPEIITGLDDNGTIEKRIGELLAEKGKTISTAESLTGGKIASTIVSVPGASTYYKGSIVAYSSEVKNSLLNVSKETIEKYSVVSKEVALAMAKGAKQKLKTNYAIAVTGNAGPTTDLTDKSVGVVFIALATDTGVYVEEFNFGQPRERVIEKTVNKSLEMLLKEILKN
- the rpmB gene encoding 50S ribosomal protein L28, translated to MSRVCELTGKKAMVGNNVSHAMNRTKRTFDANLMTKRFYIPEEDKWITLKISASALKNINKKGISAVIKEAKANGFLTK
- the rpmG gene encoding 50S ribosomal protein L33, whose translation is MAKKGNRVQVILECTEHKASGERGTSRYITTKNKKNTPDRMEIKKFNPILKKMTVHKEIK
- a CDS encoding DUF4295 domain-containing protein, translating into MAKKTVASLQTSSKRLTKAIKMVKSPKSGAYTFVETIIIPEKVNEFLAKK